The Hyla sarda isolate aHylSar1 chromosome 3, aHylSar1.hap1, whole genome shotgun sequence genome contains the following window.
cctcctgccagccggcatcgtgacagtagatccggccatggatcccgctgaagttcctctgccagttgtcgccgacctcaccacggtggtcgcccagcagtcacaacagatagcgcaacaaggccaccagctgtctcaactgaccgtgatgctacagcagctactaccacagcttcagcaatcatctcctccgccagctcctgcacctcctccgcagcgagtggccgcttccagcctacgactatccttgctggataaatttgatggggactctaagttttgccgtggctttctttcacaatgttccctgcacttggagatgatgtcggaccagtttcctactgaaaggtctaaggtggctttcgtagtcagccttctgtctgggaaagctctgtcatgggccacaccgctctgggaccgcaatgaccccgtcactgcctctgtacactccttcttcgcggaaattcgaagtgtctttgaggaacctgcccgagcctcttctgctgagactgccctgctgaacctggtccagggtaattcttccgttggcgagtacgccatacaattccgtactcttgcttccgaactatcctggaataatgaggccctctgcgcgacctttaaaaaaggcctatccagcaacattaaagatgttctggccgcacgagaaattcctgctaacctgcatgaactcattcatctagccactcgcatcgacatgcgtttttccgaaaggcgtcaggagctccgccaggatatggactttgttcacactaggcgttttttctccccggctcctctctcctctggtcctctgcaatccgttcctgtgcctcccgccgtggaggctatgcaagttgaccggtctcgcttgacacctcaagagaggacacgacgccgcatggagaatctttgcctgtactgtgccggtaccgaacacttcctgaaggattgtcctatccgtcctccccgcctggaaagacgtacgctgactccgcacaaaggtgagacagttcttgatgtcaactctgcttctccacgccttactgtgcctgtgcggatatctgcttctaccttctccttctctactatggccttcttggattccggatctgcaggaaattttattttggcctctctcatcaacaggttcaacatcccggtgaccagtctcgccagacccctctacatcaattgtgttaacaatgaaagattggactgtaccgtacgttaccgcacggagcccctcctaatgtgcatcggaccccatcacgaaaaaattgagtttttggtcctctccaattgcacttccgaaattctccttggactaccatggcttcaacgccattccccaacccttgattggtccacaggagagatcaagagctggggtacttcttgtttcaaggactgtcttaaaccggttcccagtactccctgccgtgaccctgtagttccccctgtaaccggtctccctaaggcttatatggactatgctgatgtattttgcaaaaaacaagctgagactttacctcctcacaggccttatgactgtcctattgacctcctcccgggcactactccaccccggggcagaatttatcctctctccgccccagagactcttgctatgtctgaatacatccaggaaaatttaaaaaaggggtttatccgcaaatcctcctctcctgccggagctggatttttctttgtgtccaaaaaagatggctccctacgtccttgcattgactaccgcggacttaataaaatcacggtaaagaaccgctaccccctacctcttatctcagaactctttgatcgccttcaaggtgcccacatctttaccaaactggacttaagaggtgcttataatctcatccgcatcagggagggggacgaatggaaaactgcatttaacactagagatggacactttgagtatctggtcatgccctttggcctgtgcaacgcccctgccgtcttccaagactttgttaatgaaatttttcgtgatctcttatattcctgtgttgttgtgtatctggacgatattctgattttttctgccaactaagaagaacaccgccagcatgtccgcatggttcttcagagacttctagacaatcaactttatgccaaaatggagaaatgtctgtttgaatgtcaatctcttcctttcctaggatatttggtctctggccagggactacaaatggaccctgataaactctctgccgtcttagattggccacgcccctccggactccgtgctatccaacgttttttgggattcgccaattattacagacaatttattccacatttttccactattgtggctcccatcgtggctttaaccaagaagaatgccaatcctaagtcctggtctcctcaagcggaagatgcatttaaacggctcaagtctgccttttcttctgctcccgtgctctccagacctgacccatctaaacccttcctattggaggttgatgcctcctcagtgggagctggagcggcccttctacaaaaaaattcttccgggcatgctgttacttgtgttttttttttctaggaccttctctccggcggagaggaactactccatcggggatcgagaactactggccattaaattggcacttgaggaatggaggcatctgctggagggatcaaaatttccagttatcatttacaccgatcacaagaatctctcctatctccagtctgcccaacggctgaatcctcgccaggccaggtggtctctgttctttgcccgttttaattttgaaattaattttcgccctgccgacaagaacattagggccgatgctctctctcgttcctcggatgcctcggaagtagagctctctccgcaacacatcattcctcctgactgtctgatctccacttctccagcctccatcaggcaaactcctccagggaagaccttcgtttctccacgccaacgcctcggaatcctcaaatggggtcactccttccacctcgctggccatgcgggcatcaaaaactccttgcaactcatctctcgtttctattggtggccgactctggagacggatgttgttgatttcgtgcgggcctgtactgtctgtgcccaggataagactcctcgccagaagcctgctggcttccttcatcctctgcctgtccccgaacagccttggtctctgattggtatggactttattactgacttacccccatcccctggcaacactgttgtttgggtggtcgttgatcgattttccaagatggcacattttattcctcttcctggtcttccttcagcgcctcagttggcaaaacaattttttgtacatatttttcgtcttcacggtttgcccacgcagatcgtctcggatagaggcgtccaattcgtgtcaaaattctggagggctctctgtaaacaactcaagattaaattaaacttctcttctgcttatcatcctcaatccaatgggcaagtagaaagaattaaccaggtcctgggtgactatttacggcattttgtttcctcccaccaggatgactgggcagatcttctaccatgggccgaattctcgtacaacttcagagtctctgaatcttcttccaaatccccattcttcgtggtgtacggccgtcaccctcttccccccctccctactcccttgccctctggtttgcccgctgtggatgaagtaactcgtgatctttccaccatatggaaagagacccaaaattctcttttacaggcttcatctcgcatgaaaaagtttgccgataagaaaagaagagggggagacccaaggggggggtactgttacgccgagcgctccgggtccccgctcctccccggagcgctcgcaacatcctcgctactgcagcgccccggtcagatccactgaccgggtgcgctgcgataccgcctccagccgggatgcgattcgcgatgcgggtggcgcccgctcgcgatgcgcaccccggctcccgtacctgactcgctctccgtcggtcctgtcccggcgcgcgcggccccgctccctagggcgcgcgcccgccgggtctctgcgatttaaagggccactgcgccactgattggcgcagttggtctaattagtgtgttcacctgttcactccctatgtatacctcacttcccctgcactccctcgccggatcttgttgccatcgtgccagtgaaagcgtttccttgtgtgttcctagcctgtgttccagacctcctgccgttgcccctgactacgatccttgctgcctgccccgaccttctgctacgtccgaccttgctcttgtctactcccttgtaccgcgcctatcttcagcagtcagagaggttgagccgttgctagtggatacgacctggttactaccgccgcagcaagaccatcccgctttgcggcgggctctggtgaataccagtagtaacttagaaccggtccactagcacggtccacgccaatccctctctggcacagaggatccacctcctgccagccggcatcatgacagccctatggtgccaggaccgcaaaaaaaccccacatggcataccattttggaaactagagccctcggggaatgtaacaaggggttaagtgaaccttaataccccaaaggcatttcacgactattgcatatgtaaaaaaaaaaaaaaatttttacctaaaatgcttcttttcccaaaaactttacatttttaaaaagggtaaaagcagaaaataccccccaaaatttgaagcccaatttctcccgagtacggcgataccccatatgtgacccttaactgttgccttgaaatacgacagggctccaaagtgagagcgccatgcgcatttgaggcctaaattagggattgcataggggtggacttaggggtattctacgccagtgattcccaaacagggtgcctccagctgttgcaaaactcccagcatgcctggacagtcaacggctgtctgacaatactgggagttgttgttttgcaacagctggaggctccgttttggaaaccgtggcgtaccagacgtttttcatttttattggggaggggtgctgtgtaggggtatgtgtatatgtagtgttttttactttttattttattttgtgttagtgtagtgtagtgtttttagggtacagtcgcacgggcggggggttcacagtagtttctcgctggcagtttgagctgttgcagaaaatttgctgcagctcaaacttgcagcccgatacttactgtaatcctccgcccatgtgagtgtaccctgtacattcacattgggggggacatccagctgttgcaaaactacaactcccagcatgcgctgacagactgtacatgctgagagttttagttttgcaacagctgtaggcacactggttatgagtttgtgaccttactcagtgtttcaaaaccagtgtgcttccagctgttgcaaaactacaactcccagcatgtacggtgcatggtgtaaggtgactgctgggagttgtagtttgcaacagctggaggcacaccggtcgtgaaacactgagttaggtaaaaaaaaaaactctaagtttcacaaccagtgtgccttcagctgttgcaaaactacatctctcagcagtcaccgacagccaacgggcatgctggaagttgtagttatgcaaccagcagatgcaccactacaactcccagcatgcactttatctgtttgtgcaagctgggagttgtagttatacaacagctgaaggtacacttttccatagaaaaattgtgcatccagctgttgcaaaaccataagtcccagcatgcccgtaagggaatgctgggagttgtggtggtctgcctcctgctgttgcataactacagttcccagcatgccctttttgcatgcttggagctgttgctaagcaacagcagaaggctgtaactcacctcctgctgctgctccatcgcaggctgtccctcgccgccgccgtcgctcctggggccccgatcccaacatggacgccggggatcggggtccccagcacccggggtcgtcttcccgcacccgctcacgccctccggaagaggggcggagcgggtgcgggagtgacacccgcagcaggcgccctgattggtcggccggtaatccggccgatgaatcagggcaatcgtgaggtggcaccagtgccacctcacccctgcaggctttggctgttcggggccgtcagagacgaccctgaacagccagtaattccaggtcaccgggtcactggagacccgattgacccggaatcgctgcagatcgctgaactgaattgtccagcgatctgcggcgattgccgacatgggggggcataatgacccccctgggcgatatgccgggttgcctgctgaacgatttcagcaggcatccggctccggtccccaaccggctagcggtggggaccggaattcccacgggcgtatagatacgccctgcgtccttaaggactcggaatgcagggcgtatccatacgccctgcgtccttaagaggttaaggtcctgcgacactatatccaaaattaaatatacaatgaaatatacatacaaacatcataaaattaaagaaggaagaggtgactaggggctatcccaccaggaggacgcaactggaacgaagtaactcagactttggggaccaccatacaaggtacagtataccatacggtaccgggataccacatagcCATTACATTTCTCCTTATTAACCCCCTGTACCATTCCCTCACTCCATTGTCATTTTATTCACCttcttgatccctccaatgccacttcattcctcccccttTGAACCCCCTGTgctactttattccccctgtgcctctgtgcaaattcatccccccccccctgttgttttgcttacctggccagcaggctcggtgcaggggctctcagtgGACGAGTGACGCTCCTACTGTCACTCGTCAGTACCCACAGCTGCTCTCAGTAAGTGCAGCACAGTCAGCACAGCACGTCAAGAGAATGCCAAACCTGCTTAAAGCCccagcacctgagcctgctggcaagGTATGAAGAACAACAGGGGAAGagaggaaggggaaaagtgatgtggtggaaggggtaaaaggggatgtcattagaaagtataaaagtgttatggctatgagaaggtgaggaggaaaaaatgaaaccaTCTCCCCCcttcctggtccttaaccccttaaggacccagccaattttcagtgtaggacccggccatttttttgcacatctgaccactgtcactttaagcattaataactctgcgatgcttttacctttcattcggatttcgagattttttttttcgtgacatattccactttatgttagaggtaaatttttgtcgatacttgcatcatttcttggtgaaaaattccaaaatatcatgaaaaaatgtaaaatttagcattttgtttttttacttttttacttttttactctgCTTATaggaaaaatagacattccaaataaattatatattgattcacatatacaatatgtctactttatgtttgcatcataaagttgacatgtttttacttttggaaaacatcagagggcttcaaagatcagcagcaatttttcacaaaattttcaaatcggaatttttcagggaccagttcagttttgaagtggatttgaagggccttcatattagaaataccccataaatgaccccattatagaaactgcacccctcaaagtgttcaaaatgacattcagtaagtgtgttaaccctttaggtgtttcacaggaatagcagcaaagtgaaacagaaaattcaaaatcccccaaaatttgtaacctaatttctctcgagtaaggaaatacctcatatgtgtatgtcaagtgttcggtggatgcagtagagggctcagaagggaaggagcgataatgggattttggagagtgaattttaatgaaatgttttttggggcatgtcacattttggaagcccctatggtgccagaacagcaggaaaacccccacatggcataccattttggaaactgcacccctcgaggcacgtaacaaggtgtccagtgagccttaacaacccataggtgtttgacgacttttcgttaaagtcggatgtgcaaatgaaatgtttttttctttttttactaaagtgcagtttttttcccaaatttacaatttttacaaaaggtaatgggagaaaatccccccccccaaatttgtaaccacatttcttctgagtatgcaaataccccatgttaggaagtaaaatgttctgcgggcaaaccaaaatgctcagaagagaaggagtcacatttggcttttggaaagcaaattttgctgaaatggtttttggggggcatgtcgcatttaggaagcccctatggtgccagcacagctaaaaacaacccacatggcatgctattttggaaactacacccctcaaggaacgtaacaaggggtacaatgagccttaacacctcacaggtgttttaagactttttgttaaatttggatgtgtaaatgaaaaaaaaaattttttttcactaaaatgcagtttttttacgaggggtaataggagaaaattacccccacaatttgtaaccccatttcttctgagtatggaaataccccatgtgtggacgtcaagtgctctgcgggcgaactacaatgctcagaagaaaatgagcgccattgagcttttggagagtgtatttgtttggaatggaagtcaggggccatatgcgtttacaaagccccccgtggtgccagaacagtggaccccccccccacatgtgaccccattttggaaactacacccctcacagaatttaataaggggtgcagtgagtatttacaccccactggcatttgacagatctttggatcagtggtctgtgcaaatgaaaaattacatttttcattttcatggaccactgttccaaaaatctgttagacacctgtggggtttaaatgctcactgaaccccttattacattacgtgaggggtatagtttccaaaatggggtcacatgtggggggtccattgttctggcactatgggggctttgtaaacacacgtgaccttcaattccggacaaattttctctgtcgctccttctcttctgagcattgtagtgcacccgcagagcactttacatccacatatggggtatgtactcagaagaaatgggtttacaaatttggggggcttttttcctatttcccttgtgaaaatgaaaaatttagtgtaacaccagcatttttgtgaaaaatttttgttttcattttcccatccaattttaacaaaaatttgtcaaacacctgtggagtttttatgctcactataccccttgttacgttccgtgaggggtgtagtttccaaaatggggtcacatgtgggtatttatttttttgcgtttatgtcagaaccgctgtaaaatcagccagccctgtgcaaatcaccaatttaggccttaaatgtacatagtgagccttgttgtgcgcccgcagagaattttacgcccacatatggggtatttacgtactcagaagaaattgcgttacaaattttgggggtcttttttttcttttaccgcttgtgaaaataaaaagtatggggcaacaccagcatgttagtgcaatttttttaatttttttacactaacaggctggtgtagcccctaacttttccttttcataaggggtaaaaggagaaaaagccccccaaaatttatagtgcaatttctcccgagtacggcgataccccatatgtggccctaaactgtttccttgaaatacgacagggctccgaagtgagagagcgccatgcgcatttgaggactaaattagggattgcataggggtggacatagtggtatcctacgccagtgattcccaatcagggtgcctccagctgtagctaaactcccagcatgcctggacagtcagtggctgtccggaaatgctgggagtttttgttttgcaacagctggaggctccattttggaaacactgccatacaatacatttttcatttttattgggggggaaagtgtaagggggtgtatatgtagtatgtagaagAAACGAATTCCTCTCAATGCCAGATCAATTGCAATCACAGCCCCCACACTccttccattcatatctatgagcAGAGGCATGACGGTTGTGTGCTAGGGGCCGGCCACTCCTCGATCAGATACGTTATCCctgattctttggataggggataacatgtctaggggtagagtacccctttaagctaatttctccccatttcatatccaattCCCTTCATTTTATGTTCAGTCAATGAACATGAAATTGGGGGAGTTGGCTATATAAAATAGGGGGATTGGACATTAAAtaggggggatttcaccatttgtttattatatcaaaatcacaatatttacctccataaacccaatcgcacattttccccatatcgtgcagccctaatatacacacacatatacacacatatacatacacatacagacacacacacacacacacatatacacacaaacacatacacacaattgcatacacatatacacacaaattcatacacacacacacacatatacacacatatacacacaaacacatacacacaaacgcacacaaacatatacaaacacgtacacacaaacatacacacaaatatacacacacatatacacacaaacacaaacatatacaaacacatacatatacaaacacatatacacacaaacacacacatatatatacacaaacacatgcagacatatacacacaaacacatacacacacatatacacacaaacacatacatatacacacaaacacatacacaaacatatacacacaaacatatacaaacaaacacatgcacacaaacacatacacacacacatatacacacaaacacgcaCTAATATATATCCCTCTTCTTATTAATAATCTTTTTTTATGTCTTGGGAGGAGATTAAAATTTTTCTATTTGGGGTTTGGACACAGTTGGGTAGGTAGAGAATATTTTTTAATCGGTAAAGTGGAACACAGAACAattgcagcaattttttttaattttttttaattaagtaaaACAGAAAAAGGTAAACAATGACTTTTCCTCATTCATTTTTAGGAGAGTCCTCGCTATATCTATCGGCATTGTGGAGGTTACAGATCTCTGTAGTCTGAAGCGCGGTTCTCATCAGcgggaagcagtgaggaggaggaggatgacggaggttcagattccatctctgcttctttttcgtccctctctataaatAGAGcagtggccatgaagaaggcccctccaaTGACTGCCAtgatggtgcaggtcatgagggcatactccaggctgcggtatgtcagaagaggggatttggcatatcctcgttcataggtgtcagatatcaggccgatgaggtacgggctgccggcgtcacctaggaggtgatagattgtcatctgcacggccagagctgaagatctcctccacggagttactacttttagtataatgtcagatatgagggtgaaatttactgccagaagcgtctctccgatgaagatgaagatgtaggtggcaacgaggctgatgttgccaaaagtcaatgccaacagaagaaaagggccGGAGATCATCATCGCGcagccacacacaagcgggtccgcccgtgggttggatttacGATATTTTTTACTTATCTCcgaccctgctacaactcccagaatgccggagacgactgtaaccacaccaaatattaggatgtcgtgatagtcacacggttcagcgcggcaagggtccttctcttgtaagAGTATTCGTGCGTAGGTCAGGTATgatggaccccatacacctatggctcccactatgtaGGATACAGCTGACGATCCCagggtggttaacatgaagcttcgatttttaaatagttttttcagatctgtcgcaaATTTAGCAAACTTcggggatttgttgttcttcttcccgtttgtagtcacTCTTGGAgactcctttgtgaccaaaatcatcaaagccacagctatgaggcccaggccaggggtgacccgaaacgcccagtgccaatcgccccttgctgcatcagtcactttgggcccgatgatgtatccaagtccgcagcctacaggtatgacagagtaaaacacgttcagcatgcgggtccgctggtcacttgtgaaaaggtctgcaatgatggagggggcgatggtgcagaaagttgCCTCTCCAGCTCCgaccagtccactcgtcagcaggaagagcaggaaatacCCGTCGGGGATAAacgacagggtaagtgtcatgctcaacCAAatgatgactcctgcgcaaaaagtatatttcttattacagtggtcgcccaaatatccagCAATTGGTGcaaccagcacgtagcttccgatgaacaatgtattcaataagccggacagactagcattggtgtcataagctttctgtatataaggcagcacccccgccacgctggagcgatttgcatagatgagcaaattaacaaaggcaaGGATCACTACGGtcatgatggaacgtgcggtggacttGCTGCTTAgcgatggcaggttctgcctctcagggatatcgcccttttctacatccatatcactatggtcctccattgcttcttcctcctccttcagcaatgggtcttgtggagaggccatggtcacaggtcagagcctgaaaacactaaagagaaagagagagataagtgaacacattagacaacatgtcatcattcctgtcattatacaatagatccttcatacagagcagaaatgtccagcacagaaccacaagataacactaagaccatcgaaGCCTCAGAAGAAGATGCTTCTCTATAAGAGTTTTATATGGAGATGTCTTCTCTGAGGtttccaatgtctgataaccctgaccctgtccggtcctagtaatatctgataaccctgaacctgtccggtcctagtaatatctgataaccctgaacctgtccatttctagtaatatctgataaccctgaacctgttctgtcctagtaatatctgataaccctgaacctggcTGGTCCtattaatatctgataaccctgaacctgtccggtcctagtaatatctgataaccctgaacctatccggtcctagtaatatctgataaccctgaacctgcctggtcctagtaatatctgataaccctgaacctgcccggtcctagtaatatctgataaccttgAACCtgcccggtcctagtaatatctgataactctgaacctgtccggtccaagTAATATCAcaaaaccctg
Protein-coding sequences here:
- the LOC130360652 gene encoding protein spinster homolog 1-like codes for the protein MASPQDPLLKEEEEAMEDHSDMDVEKGDIPERQNLPSLSSKSTARSIMTVVILAFVNLLIYANRSSVAGVLPYIQKAYDTNASLSGLLNTLFIGSYVLVAPIAGYLGDHCNKKYTFCAGVIIWLSMTLTLSFIPDGYFLLFLLTSGLVGAGEATFCTIAPSIIADLFTSDQRTRMLNVFYSVIPVGCGLGYIIGPKVTDAARGDWHWAFRVTPGLGLIAVALMILVTKESPRVTTNGKKNNKSPKFAKFATDLKKLFKNRSFMLTTLGSSAVSYIVGAIGVWGPSYLTYARILLQEKDPCRAEPCDYHDILIFGVVTVVSGILGVVAGSEISKKYRKSNPRADPLVCGCAMMISGPFLLLALTFGNISLVATYIFIFIGETLLAVNFTLISDIILKVVTPWRRSSALAVQMTIYHLLGDAGSPYLIGLISDTYERGYAKSPLLTYRSLEYALMTCTIMAVIGGAFFMATALFIERDEKEAEMESEPPSSSSSSLLPADENRASDYRDL